The following are encoded together in the Nyctibius grandis isolate bNycGra1 chromosome 5, bNycGra1.pri, whole genome shotgun sequence genome:
- the PTMS gene encoding parathymosin yields MSEKRVEEAPAELSAKEIKEKKEKLEEKTVHKEKKKEIVEDEENGAEEDEEENPDDVDEEEGGDEDEEGDENGQEQDGHAEKRSAEEEEDEVDPKRQKTENGSSA; encoded by the exons ATGTCGGAAAAACGCGTCGAGGAGGCGCCGGCGGAGCTGAGCGCGAAG gaaattaaagaaaagaaggaaaaactcGAGGAGAAAACAGtccacaaagaaaagaagaaggaaatagtAGAG GATGAGGAAAATGGAGCTGAAGAGGACGAGGAAGAGAATCCTGATGATGTGGATGAAGAAGAAGGTGGTGATGAGGATGAAG aAGGAGATGAGAATGGGCAAGAGCAGGATGGTCATGCAGAAAAACGatctgcagaggaggaagag GATGAAGTGGATCCAaagagacagaagacagaaaatgggTCTTCAGCTTGA
- the MLF2 gene encoding myeloid leukemia factor 2, with amino-acid sequence MFRLMRDGEPEDPMFAMDPFAIHRQHMNRMLSGSFGFGPLLGITDGTTPGARQAGRRMQAGAVSPFGMLGMAGGFIDMFGMMNDMIGNMEHMTSGANCQTFTSSTVISYSNLGDGPKVYQETSEMRSAPGGIRETRRTVRDSDSGLEQMSIGHHIRERAHIMQRSRNHRTGDQEERQDYINMDESDAAAFDDEWRRETSRYRPQRGLDYRRHEGSSGRRAEGTRLAIQGPEESPSRQSRRYDW; translated from the exons ATGTTCCGGCTGATGAGGGATGGCGAGCCGGAGGACCCCATGTTTGCCAT GGACCCGTTTGCGATCCACCGGCAGCACATGAACCGCATGCTTTCTGGAAGTTTCGGGTTCGGCCCGCTCCTTGGCATCACTGATGGGACCACACCTGGGGCTCGCCAGGCTGGCCGTAGGATGCAG gcaggagctgtttCACCCTTTGGGATGCTCGGCATG GCAGGTGGCTTTATAGATATGTTTGGGATGATGAACGACATGATTGGAAACATG GAGCATATGACAAGTGGTGCTAACTGCCAGACATTTACTTCCTCAACTGTCATCTCCTATTCCAACCTGGGTGATGGGCCCAAAGTCTATCAAGAGACCTCAGAGATGCGTTCAGCACCTGGCGGG ATCCGTGAGACCAGACGGACCGTAAGGGACTCGGACAGCGGCTTGGAACAGATGTCGATTGGACACCACATCAGGGAGCGGGCCCACATCATGCAGCGGTCCCGGAACCATCGCACAGGTGAccaggaggagaggcaggacTACATCAACATGGATGAAA GTGATGCAGCCGCGTTTGACGATGAGTGGAGGCGAGAGACGTCCCGCTACCGGCCGCAGCGGGGGCTGGATTACCGGCGTCATGAGGGCAGCAGCGGCCGCCGGGCTGAAGGGACTCGTCTTGCGATCCAGGGCCCTGAGGAATCTCCCTCCAGACAGTCCCGTCGGTATGACTGGTGA